Proteins encoded together in one Papaver somniferum cultivar HN1 unplaced genomic scaffold, ASM357369v1 unplaced-scaffold_21, whole genome shotgun sequence window:
- the LOC113340063 gene encoding DNA (cytosine-5)-methyltransferase CMT3-like isoform X2 produces MSPRRSGRTPKPVLKPEDNPEIEEKVKKRKASVSNGKNKATKKVKNEEPEVEEEEEAPARSVEFRFIGEPIPKEVAVARWPDRYVPELIEQIKEENTKRIKRGAKEEELEEIMEVKSHYSKAFVDGIEYNLEDDAHVLSDKPTSPFICKIIEFFETVDNEAYFKAQWYYRITDTVCRDAVRKVKRDKDKCKEEEFMEELDPENQFIEEVDAENQSKEQQDAELKKKNKKNKSKNKPKTDHTVHLHPKRIFFSIVKDNNPLELLLGKVTITRIASNVDLKTKEEKIAKCDYYYDMKYELPYKSFVSIPPDTNESATSSGESGISTVGVCESAMSSGASELSLLDLYCGCGAMSTGLTLGAEVGGVNLVTRWAVDVNAHACQTLELNHPETNVRNECAEDFLSLLKEWQRLVNLYVPSDGSNSTTQGSEDLEEDEEVSPGEFVVERFVGISFGDPKVNAANLQAKDDDDKIKATEIFFKVRWSGYDSTEDTWEPYKGLSNCEDKVREFVKMGHRSKLLPLPGDVDIICGGPPCQGISGFNRFRNDEEPLDDEKNYQMLVYMDIVKFLNPQYILMENVVDLVKFADGYLARYAVKRLLSMDYQVRLGIMAAGSFGLPQFRQRVFVWGAQMGMKIPSYPFPTHEVVVRGNTTVEFEQCLVAYDEDNKPKLHDLLLLKDAIRDLPQIQNDEEREERPYGPDPETQFQEHIRLNREGTGRHTVLFDHIPLLLNADDYQRVCRVPRAKGANFSDIGGVQKDAKGKWELDPSIPREMLPNGKPLIPDYALSFTGGSSSKPFGRLWWDETVPTVVTRAEPHNQAIMHPAQDRVLSVRENARLQGFPDYLKLCGPVKEKYIQVGNAVAVPVAKALGFAFALAIRGVPFTEPLFKLPDNFGLTIGPLPVEALEAVDRAVEEQ; encoded by the exons ATGAGTCCGAGAAGAAGTGGTAGAACACCAAAACCAGTGTTAAAACCGGAAGATAATccagaaattgaagagaaagtgAAGAAGAGGAAAGCTTCAGTGAGTAATGGCAAGAACAAAGCTACTAAAAAGGTTAAGAATGAGGAACcagaagttgaagaagaagaagaagcacctgCTAGATCTGTAGAGTTCAGATTTATAGGGGAACCTATTCCAAAGGAAGTGGCTGTTGCAAGATGGCCGGATCGATATGTTCCTGAG TTGATTGagcaaatcaaagaagaaaatactaaaagg aTAAAAAGGGGTGCTAAAGA GGAGGAGTTAGAGGAAATCATGGAAGTAAAGAGCCATTATTCTAAAGCATTTGTTGATGGAATTGAGTACAATCTTGAGGATGATGCCCATGTCTTG AGTGATAAGCCGACATCTCCATTCATTTGTAAAATTATCGAGTTTTTTGAAACTGTCGATAATGAAGCTTATTTCAAAGCACAATGGTACTACAGAATCACTGACACG GTTTGTAGAGATGCCGTCCGGAAGGTTAAGAGGGACAAAGATAAATGCAAGGAAGAGGAGTTCATGGAGGAGcttgatcctgaaaatcaattcatagaggaggttgatgctgaaaatcagtcgaaggaacaacaagatgCTGAacttaagaagaagaataagaaaaataaatccaAGAACAAACCTAAAACTGATCACACTGTCCATCTGCACCCGAAGCGTATCTTTTTCTCAATAGTAAAGGACAACAATCCCCTGGAATTACTTCTTGGGAAGGTTACTATTACAAGAATTGCATCCAAT GTGGATTTAAAGACAAAGGAGGAAAAAATTGCCAAGTGCGATTACTATTATGATATGAAATATGAACTTCCCTACAAGTCTTTTGTTAGCATTCCACCTG ATACAAATGAAAGTGCAACTTCAAGTGGGGAATCGGGGATATCaactgttggagtttgtgaaagtGCAATGTCTAGTGGAGCATCAGAGTTATCTTTACTTGATCTGTATTGTGGCTGTGGAGCAATGTCCACCGGGCTTACTCTCGGTGCTGAAGTTGGAGGGGTAAATCTTGTTACG CGGTGGGCTGTCGATGTGAATGCGCATGCCTGTCAAACACTGGAATTAAACCATCCCGAGACAAATGTCAGGAACGAATGTGCCGAGGACTTCCTTTCTCTGTTAAAAGAATGGCAGAGGCTTGTCAATCTATATGTACCAAGCGATGGGAGCAACAGTACTACCCAAGGCAGTGAAGatcttgaagaagatgaagaggtttCACCTGGGGAATTTGTGGTTGAAAGATTTGTCGGAATCAGCTTTGGCGATCCCAAAGTCAATGCAGCAAACTTACAGGCAAAAGATGATGATGACAAAATTAAAGCAACTGAAATATTTTTCAAG GTTCGTTGGAGCGGTTACGATTCCACAGAGGACACATGGGAGCCGTACAAAGGATTAAG TAATTGTGAAGATAAAGTCCGCGAGTTTGTGAAAATGGGCCACCGTTCTAAGCTGCTTCCTCTTCCG GGTGATGTTGATATTATATGTGGAGGGCCACCCTGTCAGGGTATCAGCGGTTTTAACCGCTTTAGGAACGATGAAGAACCGCTAGATGACGAGAAAAACTACCAGATGTTGGTATATATGGATATCGTCAAGTTCCTGAACCCGCAATATATTTTAATGGAAAATGTTGTTGATTTAGTTAAGTTCGCCGACGGGTACTTGGCCAGATATGCAGTTAAACGTCTTCTATCAATGGATTATCAAGTCCGATTAGGTATCATGGCTGCTGGTTCCTTTGGACTTCCTCAATTTAGACAACGCGTGTTCGTGTGGGGAGCTCAAATGGGAATG AAAATTCCTTCCTACCCTTTCCCTACACATGAAGTTGTTGTTAGGGGTAATACTACTGTTGAATTTGAG caatgCCTTGTTGCATATGACGAGGACAACAAACCTAAATTGCATGACCTTTTATTGCTTAAGGACGCAATCAGGGACCTCCCTCAG aTACAAAATGATGAAGAGCGGGAAGAAAGACCGTATGGACCAGATCCTGAAACTCAATTTCAGGAACATATAAGGTTGAATAGAGAAG GTACTGGTCGTCATACAGTTCTTTTTGATCACATTCCACTTCTATTGAACGCTGATGATTATCAGAGAGTCTGTAGAGTTCCAAGAGCAAAG GGTGCAAATTTTAGTGATATTGGTGGAGTTCAGAAAGATGCAAAAGGGAAATGGGAGTTAGACCCATCCATCCCAAGAGAAATGCTTCCTAACGGAAAACCATTG ATACCCGACTATGCTCTGTCATTCACCGGTGGCAGTTCAAGCAA GCCTTTTGGTCGTTTGTGGTGGGACGAGACCGTCCCCACAGTAGTTACGCGTGCAGAGCCTCATAATCAGGCGATTATGCATCCAGCTCAAGATCGAGTTTTATCTGTAAGAGAAAATGCAAGACTACAGGGATTTCCTGATTACCTTAAACTCTGCGGACCTGTTAAGGAGAA ATATATTCAAGTTGGGAATGCAGTTGCTGTCCCGGTCGCCAAAGCCTTGGGATTTGCTTTTGCTCTTGCTATTCGAGGAGTTCCTTTCACTGAACCGCTTTTCAAACTTCCTGATAATTTTGGGTTAACTATTGGACCTCTTCCTGTAGAAGCATTGGAAGCTGTAGACAG GGCAGTTGAAGAGCAATGA
- the LOC113340063 gene encoding DNA (cytosine-5)-methyltransferase CMT3-like isoform X1, with amino-acid sequence MSPRRSGRTPKPVLKPEDNPEIEEKVKKRKASVSNGKNKATKKVKNEEPEVEEEEEAPARSVEFRFIGEPIPKEVAVARWPDRYVPELIEQIKEENTKRIKRGAKEEELEEIMEVKSHYSKAFVDGIEYNLEDDAHVLSDKPTSPFICKIIEFFETVDNEAYFKAQWYYRITDTVCRDAVRKVKRDKDKCKEEEFMEELDPENQFIEEVDAENQSKEQQDAELKKKNKKNKSKNKPKTDHTVHLHPKRIFFSIVKDNNPLELLLGKVTITRIASNVDLKTKEEKIAKCDYYYDMKYELPYKSFVSIPPEDTNESATSSGESGISTVGVCESAMSSGASELSLLDLYCGCGAMSTGLTLGAEVGGVNLVTRWAVDVNAHACQTLELNHPETNVRNECAEDFLSLLKEWQRLVNLYVPSDGSNSTTQGSEDLEEDEEVSPGEFVVERFVGISFGDPKVNAANLQAKDDDDKIKATEIFFKVRWSGYDSTEDTWEPYKGLSNCEDKVREFVKMGHRSKLLPLPGDVDIICGGPPCQGISGFNRFRNDEEPLDDEKNYQMLVYMDIVKFLNPQYILMENVVDLVKFADGYLARYAVKRLLSMDYQVRLGIMAAGSFGLPQFRQRVFVWGAQMGMKIPSYPFPTHEVVVRGNTTVEFEQCLVAYDEDNKPKLHDLLLLKDAIRDLPQIQNDEEREERPYGPDPETQFQEHIRLNREGTGRHTVLFDHIPLLLNADDYQRVCRVPRAKGANFSDIGGVQKDAKGKWELDPSIPREMLPNGKPLIPDYALSFTGGSSSKPFGRLWWDETVPTVVTRAEPHNQAIMHPAQDRVLSVRENARLQGFPDYLKLCGPVKEKYIQVGNAVAVPVAKALGFAFALAIRGVPFTEPLFKLPDNFGLTIGPLPVEALEAVDRAVEEQ; translated from the exons ATGAGTCCGAGAAGAAGTGGTAGAACACCAAAACCAGTGTTAAAACCGGAAGATAATccagaaattgaagagaaagtgAAGAAGAGGAAAGCTTCAGTGAGTAATGGCAAGAACAAAGCTACTAAAAAGGTTAAGAATGAGGAACcagaagttgaagaagaagaagaagcacctgCTAGATCTGTAGAGTTCAGATTTATAGGGGAACCTATTCCAAAGGAAGTGGCTGTTGCAAGATGGCCGGATCGATATGTTCCTGAG TTGATTGagcaaatcaaagaagaaaatactaaaagg aTAAAAAGGGGTGCTAAAGA GGAGGAGTTAGAGGAAATCATGGAAGTAAAGAGCCATTATTCTAAAGCATTTGTTGATGGAATTGAGTACAATCTTGAGGATGATGCCCATGTCTTG AGTGATAAGCCGACATCTCCATTCATTTGTAAAATTATCGAGTTTTTTGAAACTGTCGATAATGAAGCTTATTTCAAAGCACAATGGTACTACAGAATCACTGACACG GTTTGTAGAGATGCCGTCCGGAAGGTTAAGAGGGACAAAGATAAATGCAAGGAAGAGGAGTTCATGGAGGAGcttgatcctgaaaatcaattcatagaggaggttgatgctgaaaatcagtcgaaggaacaacaagatgCTGAacttaagaagaagaataagaaaaataaatccaAGAACAAACCTAAAACTGATCACACTGTCCATCTGCACCCGAAGCGTATCTTTTTCTCAATAGTAAAGGACAACAATCCCCTGGAATTACTTCTTGGGAAGGTTACTATTACAAGAATTGCATCCAAT GTGGATTTAAAGACAAAGGAGGAAAAAATTGCCAAGTGCGATTACTATTATGATATGAAATATGAACTTCCCTACAAGTCTTTTGTTAGCATTCCACCTG AAGATACAAATGAAAGTGCAACTTCAAGTGGGGAATCGGGGATATCaactgttggagtttgtgaaagtGCAATGTCTAGTGGAGCATCAGAGTTATCTTTACTTGATCTGTATTGTGGCTGTGGAGCAATGTCCACCGGGCTTACTCTCGGTGCTGAAGTTGGAGGGGTAAATCTTGTTACG CGGTGGGCTGTCGATGTGAATGCGCATGCCTGTCAAACACTGGAATTAAACCATCCCGAGACAAATGTCAGGAACGAATGTGCCGAGGACTTCCTTTCTCTGTTAAAAGAATGGCAGAGGCTTGTCAATCTATATGTACCAAGCGATGGGAGCAACAGTACTACCCAAGGCAGTGAAGatcttgaagaagatgaagaggtttCACCTGGGGAATTTGTGGTTGAAAGATTTGTCGGAATCAGCTTTGGCGATCCCAAAGTCAATGCAGCAAACTTACAGGCAAAAGATGATGATGACAAAATTAAAGCAACTGAAATATTTTTCAAG GTTCGTTGGAGCGGTTACGATTCCACAGAGGACACATGGGAGCCGTACAAAGGATTAAG TAATTGTGAAGATAAAGTCCGCGAGTTTGTGAAAATGGGCCACCGTTCTAAGCTGCTTCCTCTTCCG GGTGATGTTGATATTATATGTGGAGGGCCACCCTGTCAGGGTATCAGCGGTTTTAACCGCTTTAGGAACGATGAAGAACCGCTAGATGACGAGAAAAACTACCAGATGTTGGTATATATGGATATCGTCAAGTTCCTGAACCCGCAATATATTTTAATGGAAAATGTTGTTGATTTAGTTAAGTTCGCCGACGGGTACTTGGCCAGATATGCAGTTAAACGTCTTCTATCAATGGATTATCAAGTCCGATTAGGTATCATGGCTGCTGGTTCCTTTGGACTTCCTCAATTTAGACAACGCGTGTTCGTGTGGGGAGCTCAAATGGGAATG AAAATTCCTTCCTACCCTTTCCCTACACATGAAGTTGTTGTTAGGGGTAATACTACTGTTGAATTTGAG caatgCCTTGTTGCATATGACGAGGACAACAAACCTAAATTGCATGACCTTTTATTGCTTAAGGACGCAATCAGGGACCTCCCTCAG aTACAAAATGATGAAGAGCGGGAAGAAAGACCGTATGGACCAGATCCTGAAACTCAATTTCAGGAACATATAAGGTTGAATAGAGAAG GTACTGGTCGTCATACAGTTCTTTTTGATCACATTCCACTTCTATTGAACGCTGATGATTATCAGAGAGTCTGTAGAGTTCCAAGAGCAAAG GGTGCAAATTTTAGTGATATTGGTGGAGTTCAGAAAGATGCAAAAGGGAAATGGGAGTTAGACCCATCCATCCCAAGAGAAATGCTTCCTAACGGAAAACCATTG ATACCCGACTATGCTCTGTCATTCACCGGTGGCAGTTCAAGCAA GCCTTTTGGTCGTTTGTGGTGGGACGAGACCGTCCCCACAGTAGTTACGCGTGCAGAGCCTCATAATCAGGCGATTATGCATCCAGCTCAAGATCGAGTTTTATCTGTAAGAGAAAATGCAAGACTACAGGGATTTCCTGATTACCTTAAACTCTGCGGACCTGTTAAGGAGAA ATATATTCAAGTTGGGAATGCAGTTGCTGTCCCGGTCGCCAAAGCCTTGGGATTTGCTTTTGCTCTTGCTATTCGAGGAGTTCCTTTCACTGAACCGCTTTTCAAACTTCCTGATAATTTTGGGTTAACTATTGGACCTCTTCCTGTAGAAGCATTGGAAGCTGTAGACAG GGCAGTTGAAGAGCAATGA
- the LOC113340078 gene encoding serine/arginine-rich splicing factor RS31A-like isoform X1 — translation MRPVFCGSFDYETRQSDLERLFSKYGTVDRVDMKSGFAFVYFDDERDAEDAIRSLDNTPFGYTKRRLSVEWSRQGERGNRRDGSKSAANQRPTKTLFVINFDPIDTRIRDIEKHFEPYGKVLHVRIRRNFAFVQFETQEEATKALECTHMSKICGRVVSVEYALRDDSERGGDRRDSPRRGREDSRSRSRSPVRRRSRPSPDYGRAHSPVYDRYKGPSSNRDRSPDYGRYPSHSPVRRTANGRSPVRHSSASRSPVRRTRSPGGCSPVRRTRSPVRRNRSPVGRSPVRRTRSPVGRSPVRRSPAGGSPNGRSPVRRSPDDCSPV, via the exons ATGAGGCCAGTTTTTTGTGGGAGTTTTGATTATGAAACACGGCAATCTGATCTTGAACGCTTGTTTTCTAAGTATGGGACTGTTGATAGAGTTGACATGAAATCTG ggtttgctttcgtttattttgaTGACGAGCGTGATGCTGAAGATGCCATCCGAAGCCTTGATAATACCCCATTTGGTTACACTAAGCGCAGGCTTTCGGTGGAATGGTCAAGG CAGGGAGAACGCGGTAATCGTCGTGATGGATCTAAATCAGCGGCAAACCAGAGGCCTACTAAAACACTGTTTGTGATAAACTTTGACCCAATAGATACAAGGATCCGAgacattgaaaagcattttgagCCTTATGGTAAGGTATTGCATGTCAGAATCCGAAGGAACTTTGCATTTGTTCAGTTTGAGACACAGGAAGAAGCTACTAAAGCCCTTGAGTGCACTCACATGAG TAAGATTTGTGGTAGGGTTGTCTCAGTTGAATATGCCCTTAGGGATGACAGCGAGCGTGGTGGTGATAGGCGTGATAGTCCCAGGAGAGGAAGGGAAGATAGCCGTTCTAGAAGCAGAAGTCCAGTGCGTCGAAGAAGTAGACCAAGTCCTGATTATGGACGGGCACACAGTCCAGTCTATGATAGATATAAGGGACCTTCGAGCAACAGAGATCGAAGCCCTGACTATGGGCGATATCCAAG CCACTCACCTGTTCGCCGCACAGCCAATGGCCGCTCACCGGTACGGCACTCGTCTGCTAGTCGCTCACCAGTTCGACGTACTCGTTCACCTGGCGGCTGCTCACCTGTTCGCCGTACTCGTTCACCTGTCCGACGTAATCGTTCCCCTGTTGGACGCTCACCTGTTCGCCGTACTCGTTCCCCTGTTGGACGCTCACCTGTTCGCCGTTCACCTGCCGGCGGTTCTCCAAATGGCCGTTCACCAGTTCGCCGTTCTCCTGATGACTGCTCACCTGTTTGA
- the LOC113340078 gene encoding serine/arginine-rich splicing factor RS31-like isoform X2: MRPVFCGSFDYETRQSDLERLFSKYGTVDRVDMKSGFAFVYFDDERDAEDAIRSLDNTPFGYTKRRLSVEWSRGERGNRRDGSKSAANQRPTKTLFVINFDPIDTRIRDIEKHFEPYGKVLHVRIRRNFAFVQFETQEEATKALECTHMSKICGRVVSVEYALRDDSERGGDRRDSPRRGREDSRSRSRSPVRRRSRPSPDYGRAHSPVYDRYKGPSSNRDRSPDYGRYPSHSPVRRTANGRSPVRHSSASRSPVRRTRSPGGCSPVRRTRSPVRRNRSPVGRSPVRRTRSPVGRSPVRRSPAGGSPNGRSPVRRSPDDCSPV, encoded by the exons ATGAGGCCAGTTTTTTGTGGGAGTTTTGATTATGAAACACGGCAATCTGATCTTGAACGCTTGTTTTCTAAGTATGGGACTGTTGATAGAGTTGACATGAAATCTG ggtttgctttcgtttattttgaTGACGAGCGTGATGCTGAAGATGCCATCCGAAGCCTTGATAATACCCCATTTGGTTACACTAAGCGCAGGCTTTCGGTGGAATGGTCAAGG GGAGAACGCGGTAATCGTCGTGATGGATCTAAATCAGCGGCAAACCAGAGGCCTACTAAAACACTGTTTGTGATAAACTTTGACCCAATAGATACAAGGATCCGAgacattgaaaagcattttgagCCTTATGGTAAGGTATTGCATGTCAGAATCCGAAGGAACTTTGCATTTGTTCAGTTTGAGACACAGGAAGAAGCTACTAAAGCCCTTGAGTGCACTCACATGAG TAAGATTTGTGGTAGGGTTGTCTCAGTTGAATATGCCCTTAGGGATGACAGCGAGCGTGGTGGTGATAGGCGTGATAGTCCCAGGAGAGGAAGGGAAGATAGCCGTTCTAGAAGCAGAAGTCCAGTGCGTCGAAGAAGTAGACCAAGTCCTGATTATGGACGGGCACACAGTCCAGTCTATGATAGATATAAGGGACCTTCGAGCAACAGAGATCGAAGCCCTGACTATGGGCGATATCCAAG CCACTCACCTGTTCGCCGCACAGCCAATGGCCGCTCACCGGTACGGCACTCGTCTGCTAGTCGCTCACCAGTTCGACGTACTCGTTCACCTGGCGGCTGCTCACCTGTTCGCCGTACTCGTTCACCTGTCCGACGTAATCGTTCCCCTGTTGGACGCTCACCTGTTCGCCGTACTCGTTCCCCTGTTGGACGCTCACCTGTTCGCCGTTCACCTGCCGGCGGTTCTCCAAATGGCCGTTCACCAGTTCGCCGTTCTCCTGATGACTGCTCACCTGTTTGA
- the LOC113340080 gene encoding protein yippee-like At4g27745 — MMGPRLYGCFHCRNIVSCHEDIMAKTFVGVGGRAFLFSHAMNVLVGTKRDANLITGPHVIADISCSDCKKVLGWKYELAVPESQKYKEGKFVFVNRNIVKANW, encoded by the exons ATGATGGGGCCTCGGCTATATGGTTGCTTTCATTGCAGAAACATTGTTTCGTGTCATGAAGATATCATGGCTAAGACTTTTGTG GGGGTTGGAGGACGAGCTTTTTTATTTTCTCATGCCATGAACGTACTTGTTGGTACCAAAAGAGATGCGAACTTGATTACCGGACCACATGTTATTGCTGATATCTCTTGTTCCGACTGCAAAAAGGTTTTAGGATGGAAGTATGAATTAGCAGTCCCTGAATCACAAAAGTACAAGGAAGGAAAGTTTGTATTTGTCAACAGAAACATCGTCAAAGCCAATTGGTAG
- the LOC113339555 gene encoding serpin-Z2B-like, with protein sequence MDHKLKVNPPFKSHGSSGSRFIMKSEQPKKSIKTTNSCMKLVKERWLSESKNGNPVFSPFSMDTALGLLASGATGLVLPFDEFKAELTEMLSGDSNPHVSNVYHKCFVEIDEVGIEAASASTTVITAGVSSLGPPPVDFVADHPFMFIIREEESGALLFMGHVLNPSLSN encoded by the exons ATGGATCATAAACTAAAAGTAAACCCTCCTTTCAAATCTCATGGATCCTCAGGAAGTAGATTTATAATGAAAAGTGAGCAACCTAAAAAGAGCATCAAAACTACCAATTCATGCATGAAACTCGTCAAAGAACGGTGGTTAAGCGAATCGAAGAATGGAAATCCTGTATTCTCTCCATTCTCGATGGACACTGCTCTTGGGTTGCTAGCTTCTGGAGCAACTG GACTAGTTTTGccttttgatgaattcaaggcaGAGCTGACTGAGATGCTGAGTGGTGATAGTAACCCTCATGTTTCTAATGTTTATCACAAGTGCTTTGTTGAAATTGATGAAGTTGGAATCGAAGCTGCTTCTGCTTCTACAACTGTTATTACGGCCGGGGTGAGTTCCCTCGGCCCTCCTCCGGTCGATTTCGTAGCGGATCATCCTTTCATGTTCATAATCAGAGAGGAGGAAAGTGGTGCTTTGTTGTTCATGGGACATGTCCTTAATCCTTCTTTATCGAACTAG